A single Anopheles maculipalpis chromosome 3RL, idAnoMacuDA_375_x, whole genome shotgun sequence DNA region contains:
- the LOC126564537 gene encoding protein croquemort-like, whose amino-acid sequence MGCCSNWSPTSKRLCALGTTTGLCVFALVLGLLWPALIWEIAKKEFVLEPGTEVYKNWIEPPIDTYLEIYLWNWTNAAEYQTEKPHLEELGPYTFVERHERVNLVWNNNDTLTFQQRRIWHYVPEKSVGNYETDRVITINPVLLTVGYALRNEPEFQFYVDGIIMINNLATSPFYDVLVREMIFEGYDDELLTSLLALLALIPEESRPPIDLPPYDRFGWFFGRNGSETYDGTFTIGTGKDNVHNTGLMRLWNGANATDYYRGACGQIRGTTGEVWPPWGRTLSGTPPNVSVFAPDVCSSVTLQYAEEMERYGIDGLRWIGNDRVFDNGVNYEETECQCTAEDVDTCPVLDNGAMDVSRCKFGAPATVSFPHFYLANESYLTGVSGMKPNEKEHRFEMELEPYTGVPLGVKAQLQVNLNLRQYGMTLLRGIPEVMLPVLWFRQTASLTDELADDIKLILILPDIGVYIACALGAIGIIGLVLAVYFSFTRWKLQSTAAAPPVEVKAALD is encoded by the exons ATGGGCTGCTGCTCGAACTGGTCACCCACCTCCAAGCGACTGTGCGCCTTGGGCACTACGACGGGTCTCTGTGTGTTTGCACTGGTACTTGGTCTGCTATGGCCAGCACTCATATGGGAAATTGCCAAGAAGGAGTTTGTGCTGGAACCGGGCACCGAAGTGTACAAGAACTGGATAGAGCCACCGATCGATACGTACCTGGAGATATACCTGTGGAACTGGACCAATGCGGCCGAGTATCAGACGGAGAAGCCACATCTGGAGGAGCTTGGACCGTATACGTTCGTCGAACGGCACGAGCGAGTGAATCTCGTGTGGAACAACAACGATACGCTGACGTTTCAGCAGCGCCGTATATGGCACTACGTCCCAGAGAAATCAGTTGGCAACTACGAGACGGATCGTGTCATCACCATCAATCCCGTACTTCTG ACCGTTGGTTATGCATTGCGAAACGAGCCAGAATTTCAGTTCTACGTTGATGGCATCATTATGATCAACAATCTCGCTACTTCACCCTTCTACGATGTGCTGGTGCGGGAGATGATTTTTGAAGGTTACGATGATGAGCTGCTAACGAGCTTGCTGGCCCTGCTTGCACTGATCCCCGAAGAATCCCGACCTCCGATTGATCTTCCACCTTACGATCGGTTCGGCTGGTTCTTCGGTCGGAATGGTAGTGAAACGTACGACGGAACGTTTACGATCGGAACCGGTAAAGATAACGTTCATAATACCGGCCTGATGCGACTCTGGAACGGGGCAAATGCGACCGATTACTATCGTGGCGCTTGTGGACAGATACGTGGTACGACGGGTGAAGTTTGGCCACCATGGGGACGTACGTTAAGCGGTACGCCACCGAACGTTTCCGTCTTTGCACCGGACGTTTGCAGCTCGGTAACGTTACAGTACGCGGAAGAGATGGAACGTTACGGGATCGATGGTTTGCGCTGGATCGGGAACGATCGTGTCTTTGACAATGGGGTAAACTACGAGGAGACGGAGTGCCAGTGTACGGCGGAGGATGTGGATACCTGTCCGGTGCTGGACAATGGTGCGATGGATGTGTCACGGTGTAAGTTTGGTGCACCGGCCACCGTTTCGTTTCCCCATTTTTATCTAGCGAACGAGAGCTATCTCACGGGCGTTAGTGGGATGAAGCCGAACGAGAAGGAACATCGGTTCGAGATGGAGCTGGAACCGTACACCGGGGTGCCGTTGGGTGTGAAGGCACAGCTGCAGGTGAACCTGAACCTTCGACAGTACGGAATGAC ATTATTAAGAGGCATCCCGGAGGTGATGCTACCGGTGCTATGGTTCCGCCAAACGGCGAGCCTTACTGATGAGCTAGCGGATGACATAAAG TTGATTCTAATACTTCCCGACATTGGTGTATACATCGCGTGCGCATTAGGAGCCATCGGGATCATTGGTCTAGTGCTAGCCGTGTACTTTTCCTTTACCAGATGGAAGCTGCAGAGTACAGCAGCGGCACCACCAGTGGAAGTTAAAGCGGCACTAGATTAA
- the LOC126560355 gene encoding uncharacterized protein LOC126560355, whose amino-acid sequence MGLWSASIVLLIPLLCGLCNGSPDLGLDIAIDYVTQNNPNVLSSANMVGTATSDLQGAIGGYQIAKLNGSTSLVVSGEALVSLVGNITLNVNDVLRNISIVASNRQTAPSCMFGSMNATIDRAFVALDQASSLITRIQTSTSSQNGGALTSWMMMIQTAMTDISTYLDTLYKEVSAVMAAGTLSASTVSANIKPATLFNLAGAISVVTTAEKGLTTTVRTIRSGFEQASNILNSYSTDMTNALTSVNNTQRDYYNQVVSRITSYQGKVSWEAGWGVTDIVNTLPRVNPFMQDSTTRTTALQLNTSITTTTTAIQTYANVWSTSLQTQMTLLFTGAEAFVQSNIKALVPVFDATLFKLAATMSNGGTYSTNCFFKYGGAIQNLENNMRDTLQKCYNDFANTGYTDSFISEYNMVIREQTRSIANRINFCLNLGSTSSTKVIKAGISKCLSETVTMNDSLMKDVSIQTKLVVSMVNLESLAMVQRVESCAAIMNHGLMAKAASLDTLLATCQTTNQ is encoded by the exons ATGGGATTGTGGAGTGCTTCGATCGTTCTGCTGATACCACTGCTGTGTGGATTATGT AATGGCTCACCCGATTTAGGTCTGGATATCGCGATCGACTATGTCACGCAGAACAATCCGAACGTTCTTTCGTCTGCCAATATGGTAGGAACAGCTACCTCCGATCTGCAAGGTGCCATCGGTGGTTACCAGATTGCCAAGCTGAACGGTTCCACCAGTTTGGTCGTTTCCGGCGAGGCACTCGTCTCGCTTGTCGGTAACATTACGCTCAACGTGAACGATGTGCTACGCAACATCTCGATTGTCGCTAGCAATCGCCAGACGGCACCATCATGTATGTTCGGAAGCATGAACGCCACCATCGATCGGGCGTTTGTTGCACTCGATCAGGCAAGCTCACTGATCACACGTATCCAAACGTCCACCTCATCCCAGAACGGTGGTGCCCTCACGtcctggatgatgatgatccagACGGCGATGACGGACATCTCCACCTATCTGGACACACTGTACAAGGAAGTGTCGGCTGTAATGGCTGCCGGAACGCTCTCCGCCAGTACCGTGTCGGCAAACATTAAACCAGCCACACTGTTCAATCTTGCCGGTGCCATCTCGGTGGTGACCACAGCGGAGAAAGGTCTCACCACCACCGTTCGAACGATTCGGTCCGGCTTCGAACAGGCGTCTAACATCCTTAACAGCTACAGCACGGACATGACCAATGCACTGACCTCGGTCAACAACACGCAGCGCGATTACTACAACCAGGTCGTTAGCCGCATCACTTCCTACCAGGGCAAGGTATCCTGGGAAGCCGGTTGGGGTGTAACCGACATCGTCAACACCCTACCCCGTGTAAATCCGTTCATGCAGGACTCCACTACCCGTACCACCGCGCTGCAGCTAAACACCTCGATCACCACGACGACCACCGCCATCCAAACCTATGCGAACGTTTGGTCCACCAGTCTCCAGACCCAGATGACGCTACTCTTTACCGGTGCGGAAGCGTTTGTACAGAGCAACATCAAGGCGCTGGTGCCGGTATTCGATGCAACACTGTTCAAGTTAGCCGCCACCATGTCGAACGGTGGCACATACTCAACCAATTGCTTCTTCAAGTACGGTGGCGCCATACAGAACCTCGAGAACAATATGCGCGATACGCTGCAGAAGTGTTACAACGATTTCGCCAACACCGGTTACACGGATTCGTTCATCAGCGAGTACAACATGGTGATCCGTGAGCAGACGCGCAGCATTGCGAACCGGATCAACTTCTGCCTGAATCTGGGGTCCACCAGCTCGACCAAGGTGATCAAGGCGGGCATTTCGAAATGTCTTTCGGAG ACGGTCACTATGAACGACTCTCTAATGAAGGACGTCAGCATCCAGACGAAGTTGGTCGTTTCGATGGTCAATCTGGAAAGTTTGGCGATGGTCCAGCGTGTGGAGAGTTGCGCCGCCATCATGAACCATGGGCTGATGGCAAAGGCGGCCTCGCTGGACACGTTGCTCGCTACCTGTCAGACTACCAACCAGTAG
- the LOC126565111 gene encoding uncharacterized protein LOC126565111: MTRTVLWFAVLAVLALSLHNASAQLDNTIVSRRSSINSTLSSFSTNIVNKVNEYASKYTSLRNDMSWQLRTASETLTSFLSDKQIGDNALLASDVLSAASTTLTASVSASITISTTFSTVSTCVNTKTQASVSATFSAFSTAQSSYFSIITTSTSPFLSTCRSKFSNTANDLVNQCADRIQDCLNDENTELSRVNSILNNFMTLMRQHYQALSNHVRYCSGLGSTSSRTEVKAEINACLKGISIYVGPLYKALVEQQYQLVNTMMQLEVVASNNRVKSCINQVSLSYTAMAEQIVPSLNECLQTGQ, translated from the exons ATGACGCGCACTGTACTGTGGTTTGCCGTACTGGCAGTACTAGCCTTGAGC CTGCACAATGCATCAGCCCAGCTGGACAACACGATCGTCAGCAGGCGCAGTTCCATCAACTCCACCCTGTCCTCCTTCTCGACCAACATCGTCAACAAGGTGAATGAGTATGCGAGCAAATACACCAGCCTGCGTAACGACATGTCCTGGCAGCTGCGGACAGCATCGGAAACGCTTACCAGCTTCCTGTCGGACAAACAGATCGGTGACAATGCGCTGCTTGCGTCGGACGTACTGTCCGCAGCTAGTACCACGCTGACGGCTAGTGTGTCCGCCTCCATCACCATTTCGACCACCTTCTCCACCGTTAGCACGTGTGTGAATACGAAAACGCAAGCTTCGGTTAGTGCAACGTTCAGTGCGTTCAGTACGGCCCAATCGTCGTACTTTAGCATCATCACCACCTCCACGTCACCGTTCCTGTCGACCTGCCGGTCGAAGTTCTCCAACACGGCGAACGATTTGGTTAACCAGTGTGCCGATCGCATCCAGGACTGTCTGAACGATGAAAACACCGAGCTGAGCCGCGTGAACTCGATCCTGAACAACTTTATGACGCTGATGAGGCAACACTACCAGGCGTTAAGTAACCATGTCCGTTACTGTAGCGGTCTCGGTTCGACTTCGTCCCGCACGGAAGTGAAGGCAGAAATTAACGCCTGTCTTAAGGGG ATCTCGATCTACGTCGGACCACTGTACAAGGCACTGGTCGAGCAGCAGTACCAGCTGGTCAACACGATGATGCAGCTGGAGGTGGTGGCATCGAACAATCGGGTCAAATCATGCATCAACCAGGTCAGCTTGAGCTACACCGCAATGGCGGAACAAATTGTGCCCTCGCTTAACGAGTGTCTGCAGACCGGACAGTAA